The DNA segment TATGTTCATCAGCCGTTTCTTTGGTGAGTCCTTACGGCATTACCCTTCCGGGTAATGGGCTTAAGTGGACTCGAACCACCGACCTCACGCTTATCAGGCGTGCGCTCTAACCGGCTGAGCTATAAGCCCATTGGAATCCGGCATCCACCTACTCTCCCATGCCGTCTCCAGCATAGTACCATCGGCCGTCTGGGTCTTAACCGTCGTGTTCGGGATGGGAACGGGTGTGTCCCCCAGACGCATCGACACCGGAATTCTTTCTTTAGTTTCTCTTGAAAACTAAACAGTATATAAAACCCTTACTTCTTCTTCCTTAGAAAGGAGGTGATCCAGCCGCACCTTCCGATACGGCTACCTTGTTACGACTTCACCCCAGTTATCAGACCTGCCTTCGACAGCTCCCTCTTTACAGTTGGGTCACTGGCTTCGGGCATTTCCGACTCCCATGGTGTGACGGGCGGTGTGTACAAGACCCGGGAACGTATTCACCGCGGCATTCTGATCCGCGATTACTAGCGATTCCAGCTTCATGTAGTCGAGTTGCAGACTACAATCCGAACTGAGACGTTATTTTTGGGATTTGCTCACCTTCACAGGGCCGCTTCCCTCTGTTTACGCCATTGTAGCACGTGTGTAGCCCAAATCATAAGGGGCATGATGATTTGACGTCATCCCCACCTTCCTCCAGGTTATCCCTGGCAGTCTCCCTAGAGTGCCCGGCTTTACCGCTGGCTACTAAGGATAAGGGTTGCGCTCGTTGCGGGACTTAACCCAACATCTCACGACACGAGCTGACGACAACCATGCACCACCTGTCTGGGATGCCCCGAAGGGAAGGGAACTTTACTTCCCGGTCATCCCGATGTCAAGACTTGGTAAGGTTCTTCGCGTTGCTTCGAATTAAACCACATGCTCCACCGCTTGTGCGGGTCCCCGTCAATTCCTTTGAGTTTCATTCTTGCGAACGTACTCCCCAGGTGGAATACTTACTGCGTTTGCGACGGCACCGAGGAGCTTTGCTCCCCAACACCTAGTATTCATCGTTTACGGCGTGGACTACCAGGGTATCTAATCCTGTTTGCTCCCCACGCTTTCGAGCCTCAACGTCAGTGACTGTCCAGTAAGCCGCCTTCGCCACTGGTGTTCCTCCTAATATCTACGCATTTCACCGCTACACTAGGAATTCCGCTTACCTCTCCAGCACTCTAGTTTTACAGTTTCCAAAGCAGCTCCGGGGTTGAGCCCCGGGATTTCACTTCAGACTTGCAATACCGTCTACGCTCCCTTTACACCCAGTAAATCCGGATAACGCTTGCCCCCTACGTATTACCGCGGCTGCTGGCACGTAGTTAGCCGGGGCTTCTTAGTCAGGTACCGTCAGTTTCTTCCCTGCTGATAGAGCTTTACATACCGAAATACTTCTTCACTCACGCGGCGTCGCTGCATCAGGGTTTCCCCCATTGTGCAATATCCCCCACTGCTGCCTCCCGTAGGAGTTTGGGCCGTGTCTCAGTCCCAATGTGGCCGGTCACCCTCTCAGGTCGGCTACTGATCGTCGCCTTGGTGGGCCGTTACCCCGCCAACTAGCTAATCAGACGCGGGTCCATCTCATACCACCGGAGTTTTTCACACAATACCATGCGGTATCGTGCGCTTATGCGGTATTAGCAGTCATTTCTAACTGTTATCCCCCTGTATGAGGCAGGTTACCCACGCGTTACTCACCCGTCCGCCACTCAGTCAATCAAGATTCCATCCGAAAACTTCCTCTTGGTTGCTTCGTTCGACTTGCATGTGTTAGGCACGCCGCCAGCGTTCATCCTGAGCCAGGATCAAACTCTCATGTTAAAGTTTGTTTCCAGGTTCAAAACTTAGCTTGGCTAATTTTCAAACCGTTCTACTGTTGTTTAGGTTTTGTTCTGAATGTTCTCATTCATGGCTTAAACCAAAAGCCATTTTTATAAGAATTTTCAGGGTTTTACATACTGTTCAGTTTTCAAGGTCCTTTGTTGTTTCCTCGGAAGCAACTCTGATATCTTATCACAAGTCCAACCGTTTGTCAACAACTTTTTTTATTTTCTTTTTGCTCTTTTTGAGCGCCCGATGTGCTTGTCTCACATCGGAGCTTAACTATACCATTTTATTCCTGGAATGTCAAGGGTATTTGTTGGATTTTTTAAAACAATTTTTCTTCCGTTTTCTCACCCACAAGATATGCCGTTTTTTCCTTATTTTGTCTATATTTTGTGGTTGATGCAAAAAGGGGAAACCGTTTTCATTCTGCGGTTTCCCCTCCTTGATCCGTTAAATTGTTTCTGTGCAATGTGCAATTAAACAACCATGCTCAAAAGTCCAATGAAAAGATTGGCTAAAAGATTGTGCTGGTACAAAAATAACAGCCACTTGCTTGCCGCAATCTGCTCCATCACGGCCCGTCCGGCTCCCGTTCCCGAAAGTGCCGTGAAGAAAAGGCAGAGCAGCCAGATGACAATCAGAGCCTCTGCGCCTCCCAAAAGTGCGCCTGCAATCTGGTTCATCCCTGAAAGGATTGGAAGCTTTGCCATCAGATCCAGCCACACCACAAGAATCCGCAAGAGGATATAAACGACAAGAAACAGCAGGACAAAGGTGACAATCTGGATCACCAGCTCCGCCAGGTACCTTCCAATATAGTCGTGGAACAGCTCCACGCCGAGCTTCTGATAGACCTCTGCCGTATTGTTCTCAATCAGAACCTCTTTCAAAAGCCCCGGAAGCTCCAAGCTTTCAATGGCCGATGTCTCCTCTTCCGTATTTCCCTGCCATGGCACTTCCGGATCTTCTGTTAAAAATTCGTCCATGCCGATGGCCTTTTCCATGCTGTCCTGAACCATTTCGTAAACAGGCGTCTCATTTTTCACCCATTCTGTCACATACGGGAGCACCAGTTTGACGCCAATGAGCGTAATGAGCAGTGCCGCCGCGGACACCGCCAGACGGATGAATCCCCTGTAATGTCCATAGAGGATCATTCCCAGAAGATAAACCGCGACAAGGATTTCAAGCCAGTGCCCGGCAAGTATCGTTGCTGCTTCCATGTTGTCATTCCTTTCCGGTGCGTTCCGTCCGGCCGTTCTCCATGGCCGGCGGGAACACAAATTTTCTGATTGCTGCCGCCACTCCGGCTTCCTCATTTGTTCCTGTAACATGATCGGCTGCCGCACGCACCTGGTCGACACCGTTTTCCATGGCGACGCCGATGCCGGCCATGGCAATCATGGAAATGTCGTTTTCCCCGTCGCCGAAAGCCATCGTCTCTTCTCTTTTTATATGAAGAAGTTCCGCCAGTCGGAGCAGCGCGCTCCCCTTGTCGGCCCCCTCTGCATTGATTTCCAAATTGTTCGGAATCGATGAGGAAACCAGAATGCCCTTGATCCCCTTAAGCGTCTCGCGCATGCGCGCCCTCGCGTCCATGTCTGCAAAATACAGGTTGATCTTATCGACCGGCTTCCCCTGTTCTTTCACATATGCA comes from the Eubacteriaceae bacterium Marseille-Q4139 genome and includes:
- a CDS encoding CvpA family protein is translated as MEAATILAGHWLEILVAVYLLGMILYGHYRGFIRLAVSAAALLITLIGVKLVLPYVTEWVKNETPVYEMVQDSMEKAIGMDEFLTEDPEVPWQGNTEEETSAIESLELPGLLKEVLIENNTAEVYQKLGVELFHDYIGRYLAELVIQIVTFVLLFLVVYILLRILVVWLDLMAKLPILSGMNQIAGALLGGAEALIVIWLLCLFFTALSGTGAGRAVMEQIAASKWLLFLYQHNLLANLFIGLLSMVV